The following are from one region of the Halorussus rarus genome:
- a CDS encoding helix-turn-helix domain-containing protein, with translation MADSMAEYLQKDMECEGLLECIHGLKELDRECFQALVETEEPLTIDEVSDRVDRERSTAYRSIQRLLQAGFVQKEQVNYEQGGYYHVYRPTDPDEVADDMQRMLNDWYAKMGQLVQEFRDKYEQQPVAAEH, from the coding sequence ATGGCTGACTCGATGGCTGAATACCTCCAGAAGGACATGGAGTGCGAGGGGCTGCTGGAGTGCATCCACGGCCTGAAAGAGCTCGACCGCGAGTGCTTCCAGGCGCTGGTCGAGACCGAGGAACCGCTGACGATCGACGAGGTGTCCGACCGGGTCGACCGCGAGCGCTCGACGGCGTACCGGTCCATCCAGCGGCTCCTCCAGGCGGGCTTCGTCCAGAAGGAGCAGGTCAACTACGAGCAGGGCGGCTACTACCACGTCTACCGGCCGACCGACCCCGACGAGGTGGCCGACGACATGCAGCGGATGCTCAACGACTGGTACGCCAAGATGGGTCAGCTGGTCCAGGAGTTCCGCGACAAGTACGAGCAGCAGCCGGTCGCGGCCGAGCACTGA
- a CDS encoding sulfite exporter TauE/SafE family protein — translation MELFGVAGPLLGMFAGFGLLIGLLFGFFGMGGSFLVTPALLVMGYRTDVAVASGLAFVFGTSVIATLKHRDLGQVDYKLGVLMIAGTTAGIEVGKIGLHWLQRAGLADTVVSVAYVALLGGIGVFITYNAVKGESGGGVSHEAETDGELDADDIPDIAKTIQSYRVPPMMKLRGGVRVSLWMILGVAFATGLLSGFLGVGGGFIRMPALFYLIGVPVPVAVGTDLFEIVFSGGLGSFLYAMDGAVNLTIVAPLLAGSALGARLGAAATGLVDEDDIKVYFGAMLLLGAVAVAVRKVGGIVEMPVLDAVSLAIILGAALLVSGAVVASSVRELRAETAEPAASSGD, via the coding sequence ATGGAACTGTTCGGCGTCGCCGGGCCCCTGCTGGGGATGTTCGCCGGATTCGGCCTGCTCATCGGCCTCCTGTTCGGCTTCTTCGGGATGGGAGGGTCGTTCCTCGTCACGCCCGCGCTGCTCGTGATGGGCTACCGGACCGACGTCGCGGTCGCGTCCGGGCTCGCGTTCGTGTTCGGGACCTCGGTCATCGCGACGCTCAAGCACCGCGACCTCGGGCAGGTCGACTACAAGCTCGGGGTCCTGATGATCGCCGGCACGACCGCCGGCATCGAAGTCGGGAAGATCGGACTCCACTGGCTCCAGCGCGCCGGGTTGGCCGACACCGTCGTCAGCGTCGCGTACGTGGCGCTGCTCGGCGGCATCGGCGTCTTCATCACCTACAACGCGGTCAAGGGTGAGAGCGGCGGAGGGGTCAGCCACGAGGCGGAGACCGACGGGGAACTCGACGCGGACGACATTCCCGATATTGCCAAGACGATCCAGTCGTACCGGGTTCCGCCGATGATGAAGCTCCGGGGCGGCGTGCGCGTCTCGCTCTGGATGATACTCGGCGTCGCGTTCGCGACGGGCCTGCTGTCGGGCTTCCTCGGGGTCGGGGGCGGCTTCATCCGGATGCCCGCCCTGTTCTACCTCATCGGCGTCCCGGTGCCGGTCGCGGTCGGGACCGACCTGTTCGAGATCGTGTTCTCGGGCGGGCTCGGGAGCTTCCTGTACGCGATGGACGGCGCGGTCAATCTGACCATCGTCGCTCCGCTGCTCGCCGGGAGCGCGCTCGGCGCGCGACTCGGTGCCGCGGCCACGGGCCTCGTCGACGAGGACGACATCAAGGTGTACTTCGGCGCGATGCTGCTGCTGGGCGCCGTCGCGGTCGCGGTCCGGAAGGTCGGCGGCATCGTCGAGATGCCCGTCCTCGACGCGGTCAGCCTCGCCATCATCCTCGGCGCCGCGCTGCTCGTCAGCGGTGCGGTCGTGGCGAGTTCCGTCCGGGAACTCCGCGCCGAGACCGCCGAGCCCGCCGCGTCGTCCGGCGACTGA
- a CDS encoding DUF7512 family protein: MFGLETLSGPVGAAALIGAVLLEAVVLYVGYGALERLLGPTVTAVLRGD, from the coding sequence ATGTTCGGACTTGAGACCCTCTCCGGGCCCGTCGGGGCCGCCGCGCTGATCGGCGCGGTGCTGCTGGAGGCGGTGGTACTGTACGTCGGCTACGGCGCCCTGGAGCGACTGCTCGGGCCGACCGTCACCGCAGTCCTCCGGGGTGACTGA
- a CDS encoding DUF6691 family protein has translation MPLVVVGGLIFGFGLGLSHMARPEVVLDFLQFEDFGLLFVMGVGSIVAGAAFAIGTRFLDRAPLTGRAYARRLKSFDRNVLTGGVVFGVGWGVSGICPGAAYASLGIGNYPILLAIAGMFVGAYAQGVWRGRSDDADSAVATGD, from the coding sequence ATGCCCCTCGTCGTGGTCGGCGGGCTGATATTCGGCTTCGGGCTCGGCCTGAGCCACATGGCCCGGCCCGAGGTCGTGCTGGACTTCCTCCAGTTCGAGGACTTCGGCCTGCTGTTCGTGATGGGCGTCGGCTCGATCGTGGCGGGCGCCGCGTTCGCGATCGGCACCCGGTTCCTCGACCGGGCGCCACTGACCGGCCGGGCGTACGCCCGGCGGCTCAAGTCGTTCGACCGCAACGTCCTCACGGGCGGGGTCGTCTTCGGCGTCGGCTGGGGCGTCTCGGGCATCTGTCCGGGCGCCGCCTACGCCAGCCTCGGCATCGGCAACTACCCCATCCTGCTGGCCATCGCCGGGATGTTCGTCGGCGCGTACGCCCAGGGCGTCTGGCGCGGACGGAGCGACGACGCCGACTCGGCCGTCGCGACCGGCGACTGA
- a CDS encoding YeeE/YedE family protein: MEPLVTFGELFPHGIWRYAAGGALIGLGVAAIYLGTAIPAGASTFLESTLSYVSDVPRFNRAKYVASRDWRVAFTLSIVAGAAVYAVAFGDFGWTTEVSWWRLLGGGVLVGIGTRIGKGCTSGHGICGVGSVAPTSLVNVATFLVVAIVTAQLLQAAGVTP, translated from the coding sequence ATGGAACCACTCGTGACGTTCGGGGAGCTGTTCCCCCACGGGATCTGGCGGTACGCCGCGGGCGGGGCGCTCATCGGACTGGGCGTCGCCGCGATCTACCTCGGCACCGCGATCCCGGCCGGGGCCAGCACGTTCCTCGAGTCCACGCTGTCGTACGTCTCGGACGTGCCGCGGTTCAACCGCGCGAAGTACGTCGCCTCCCGCGACTGGCGGGTCGCGTTCACCCTGAGCATCGTCGCGGGCGCGGCGGTCTACGCCGTCGCGTTCGGTGACTTCGGCTGGACGACCGAAGTCTCGTGGTGGCGGCTGCTCGGCGGGGGCGTCCTGGTCGGCATCGGCACCAGAATCGGCAAGGGGTGCACCTCCGGCCACGGCATCTGCGGCGTCGGGTCGGTCGCGCCCACCTCGCTGGTCAACGTGGCCACGTTCCTCGTGGTCGCGATCGTGACGGCTCAGCTCCTGCAGGCCGCGGGGGTGACGCCGTGA
- a CDS encoding MBL fold metallo-hydrolase → MSEPEFPTPDVEVDSIEPETLKESIDAGEDVFILDTRVPDDVEEWAIDGESVESLNVPYFEFLAGEPDEEVFDQLPDDREIAVVCAKGDSSEYVAGELIERGYEARNLADGMQGWARIFEYREIDADTDATVAQYQRPSSGCMSYLVVSGDEAAVVDPLRAFTDTYLQDARALGADLTYAIDTHVHADHVSGVRELVDDGVHQTSSDAAHQNAERSEDVEGVLPAAAIDRGVTYDETVTHAEDGDAFAVGDVEIETVFTPGHTTGMTSYLVDDAVLLTGDGLFAESVARPDLEGGDEGAPDAARQLYESLQERVLALDDDVVVGGAHFSDAADTREDGTYTETIGNLTEKMDALTMDEEEFVDLVLSDMPPRPANYEEVIATNLGREDQTDEEAFELELGPNNCAASSDAMTSD, encoded by the coding sequence ATGAGCGAACCAGAGTTCCCGACCCCCGACGTGGAGGTCGACAGCATCGAGCCCGAGACGCTGAAAGAGAGCATCGACGCCGGCGAGGACGTGTTCATCCTCGACACGCGCGTCCCCGACGACGTCGAGGAGTGGGCCATCGACGGCGAGAGCGTCGAATCGCTCAACGTCCCCTACTTCGAGTTCCTCGCTGGCGAGCCCGACGAGGAGGTCTTCGATCAATTGCCTGACGACCGCGAGATCGCGGTCGTCTGCGCGAAGGGCGACTCCAGCGAGTACGTCGCCGGCGAACTGATCGAGCGCGGCTACGAGGCCCGCAACCTCGCGGACGGGATGCAGGGCTGGGCGCGCATCTTCGAGTACAGGGAGATCGACGCCGACACCGACGCGACGGTCGCGCAGTACCAGCGCCCCTCCAGCGGGTGCATGAGCTATCTCGTGGTCTCGGGCGACGAGGCCGCGGTGGTCGACCCCCTGCGGGCGTTCACCGACACCTACCTGCAGGACGCCCGCGCGCTCGGCGCGGACCTGACGTACGCCATCGACACCCACGTCCACGCCGACCACGTCTCCGGCGTCCGCGAACTGGTCGACGACGGCGTTCATCAGACTTCGTCCGATGCAGCCCATCAGAACGCAGAGCGTTCTGAGGACGTCGAGGGCGTCCTCCCGGCGGCCGCCATCGACCGCGGCGTCACCTACGACGAGACGGTCACCCACGCCGAGGACGGCGACGCGTTCGCGGTGGGCGACGTCGAGATCGAGACCGTGTTCACGCCCGGTCACACCACGGGCATGACCTCGTACCTCGTCGACGACGCCGTCCTCCTGACGGGCGACGGCCTGTTCGCCGAGAGCGTGGCCCGGCCCGACCTCGAGGGCGGCGACGAGGGCGCACCCGACGCGGCCCGCCAGCTCTACGAGTCGCTCCAGGAGCGCGTGCTCGCGCTCGACGACGACGTCGTGGTGGGCGGCGCCCACTTCAGCGACGCCGCCGACACGCGCGAGGACGGCACCTACACCGAGACCATCGGCAACCTCACTGAGAAGATGGACGCGTTGACGATGGACGAGGAGGAGTTCGTCGACCTCGTGCTCTCGGACATGCCGCCCCGGCCCGCCAACTACGAGGAGGTCATCGCGACCAACCTCGGTCGGGAGGACCAGACCGACGAGGAGGCGTTCGAGCTCGAACTCGGACCGAACAACTGCGCGGCGAGTTCCGACGCGATGACCAGCGACTAA
- a CDS encoding sulfurtransferase TusA family protein: protein MSEAYDITETLDVKGQSCPMPVVKSKQAADGLDEGEVLEVIATDSGSVSDIEGWANTTDGVELLDQDEGEEGGEAVFKHYVRKTE from the coding sequence ATGAGTGAAGCATACGACATTACCGAGACGCTCGACGTGAAGGGACAGTCCTGCCCGATGCCCGTCGTCAAGTCCAAGCAGGCTGCCGACGGACTCGACGAGGGCGAGGTGCTGGAAGTGATCGCGACCGACTCCGGCAGTGTGAGCGACATCGAAGGCTGGGCGAACACGACCGACGGCGTCGAACTCCTCGACCAGGACGAGGGCGAGGAGGGCGGCGAGGCGGTCTTCAAGCACTACGTCCGCAAGACCGAATAA
- a CDS encoding DsrE/DsrF/DrsH-like family protein, translated as MSTDTPQSPDPDASAEAVADLQDRVDELEDELSAVKADEGDGQKKMTIVATKGTFDMAYPPLILASTAAAFGWDVVVFHTFWGLDILHEEKSKDLKMSAVGNPNMPMPNAVAALPFMDSMATRMMEKKIDEQGTATIEELIELSLDTGVDLQACQMTMELMDYDESEMYDDVTTGVGAATALEHMADADIQLLI; from the coding sequence ATGAGCACGGACACGCCGCAGAGTCCCGACCCCGACGCCAGCGCCGAGGCGGTCGCGGACCTGCAGGACCGCGTCGACGAACTGGAGGACGAACTGTCGGCGGTGAAGGCAGATGAGGGCGACGGACAGAAGAAGATGACCATCGTCGCCACGAAGGGCACCTTCGACATGGCGTACCCGCCGCTCATCCTCGCCAGCACCGCGGCGGCGTTCGGCTGGGACGTCGTGGTGTTCCACACGTTCTGGGGGCTCGACATCCTCCACGAGGAGAAGTCGAAGGACCTCAAGATGAGCGCGGTCGGCAACCCGAACATGCCGATGCCCAACGCGGTCGCCGCACTCCCGTTCATGGACTCGATGGCGACCAGGATGATGGAGAAGAAGATCGACGAGCAGGGCACCGCGACCATCGAGGAACTGATCGAGCTGTCGCTGGACACCGGCGTCGACCTCCAGGCCTGCCAGATGACGATGGAGCTGATGGATTACGACGAGTCCGAGATGTACGACGACGTGACGACCGGCGTCGGGGCGGCCACCGCGCTCGAGCACATGGCCGACGCCGACATCCAGCTGCTCATCTGA